The following proteins come from a genomic window of Nostoc sp. ATCC 53789:
- a CDS encoding APC family permease has translation MSKSIVSTKRLGSQLILWLLEEDRREKEGPYRKEEAHRQHPWWQVMCLTGVDYFSTLGYQPGIAALAAGALSPIATLILVLLTLFGALPIYRRIAAESPHGEGSIAMLERLLPWWQGKLLVLCLLGFVATDFIITITLSAADATAHIIENPLTPDWFHGQTIAITLILVALLGAVFLRGFREAIGIAVVLVAVYLLLNFIVVSVGVFQILTHPGAIANWQTTLFARHSNPFILIGIALLIFPKLALGLSGFETGVTVMPLVKGNSSDTLKYSKGRIRNTRKLLTSAALIMSFFLLTTSFITTLLIPVAEFASGGKANGRALAYLAHLYLGNAFGTIYDLSTISILWFAGASAMAGLLNIVPRYLPRYGMAPNWARVTRPLVLVYTAIAFVVTIIFRANVEAQGGAYATGVLVLITSAAFAVTLSAHRHREKRAKLVFATITLLFLYTTIVNIIERPEGIRIAGFFIGAIIFTSLVSRVWRSTELRAERIEVDELAAQFLAEESQGAIRLIANRLNTGDVLEYFMKEKEVREDNHIPPNDPILFLEIQVSDASEFADIIKVRGVQVGDYRILRAESAAVPNAIAALLLYIRDQTGKIPHAYFGWVEGNPIQYLLRFILFGEGDIAVVTREVLRRAEKNPQRRPGVHVGG, from the coding sequence ATGAGTAAATCAATTGTTTCAACAAAACGGCTCGGCAGTCAGTTAATCCTCTGGTTACTTGAAGAAGATCGACGAGAGAAGGAAGGGCCTTACCGCAAGGAGGAAGCACATCGCCAGCATCCTTGGTGGCAGGTAATGTGCTTGACTGGTGTAGATTATTTCTCCACCCTTGGCTATCAACCTGGGATTGCAGCACTGGCGGCTGGCGCTCTTTCTCCGATCGCTACCCTGATTTTAGTTTTGCTGACGCTCTTTGGAGCATTGCCAATCTATCGGCGGATTGCTGCCGAAAGCCCTCATGGTGAAGGGTCGATCGCAATGTTAGAGCGTTTGCTACCTTGGTGGCAAGGCAAATTACTTGTGCTATGCTTACTCGGTTTTGTGGCAACCGACTTTATTATTACCATTACGCTGTCGGCTGCTGATGCTACAGCCCATATCATCGAAAATCCCCTTACCCCAGATTGGTTTCACGGTCAGACGATCGCAATTACTTTAATATTAGTTGCATTACTAGGCGCAGTTTTCTTGAGAGGTTTCCGAGAAGCGATTGGGATTGCAGTAGTTTTGGTGGCAGTTTATCTGCTGTTAAACTTCATTGTCGTTAGCGTCGGTGTGTTCCAGATTTTAACTCACCCAGGAGCGATCGCTAACTGGCAGACTACACTTTTTGCCCGCCATTCCAATCCTTTTATCTTAATTGGTATAGCTCTTTTGATATTTCCCAAGCTAGCACTGGGATTATCAGGCTTTGAGACTGGCGTAACCGTGATGCCCCTTGTCAAAGGTAACAGCAGTGACACTCTCAAATATTCCAAAGGGCGAATTCGGAATACACGCAAGCTGCTCACCAGTGCTGCTCTAATTATGAGCTTCTTTTTGCTCACCACTAGCTTTATAACCACTCTACTGATTCCAGTCGCAGAATTTGCATCTGGGGGCAAAGCTAACGGACGGGCTCTTGCTTATTTAGCACATTTGTATCTAGGCAACGCCTTTGGCACGATTTACGATCTAAGTACTATTTCTATTTTGTGGTTTGCAGGTGCATCTGCAATGGCAGGGCTGCTGAATATTGTGCCTCGCTACCTACCACGCTATGGTATGGCTCCCAATTGGGCACGGGTAACGCGACCTTTGGTGTTAGTTTACACAGCGATCGCATTTGTTGTCACAATTATCTTCAGGGCAAATGTGGAAGCCCAGGGTGGGGCTTATGCAACTGGTGTGCTTGTATTAATTACCTCAGCAGCCTTTGCTGTCACCTTATCAGCCCACCGTCACAGAGAGAAGCGGGCAAAACTGGTTTTTGCTACTATTACACTGTTATTTTTATATACCACTATTGTTAACATCATCGAAAGGCCAGAGGGGATTAGAATTGCTGGGTTTTTCATCGGTGCAATCATTTTTACCTCGCTGGTTTCTCGTGTTTGGCGTTCGACGGAACTGCGAGCAGAGCGGATCGAAGTTGACGAACTTGCTGCCCAATTCCTTGCTGAAGAGAGCCAAGGAGCAATCCGACTGATTGCAAATCGATTGAATACGGGTGATGTCCTAGAGTATTTTATGAAAGAGAAAGAGGTACGCGAGGATAACCATATTCCGCCCAACGATCCAATCCTTTTTCTAGAGATTCAGGTATCAGATGCTTCAGAATTTGCGGATATCATCAAAGTAAGAGGGGTGCAAGTTGGCGATTATCGCATCTTACGGGCTGAGAGTGCAGCAGTCCCCAATGCGATCGCGGCTTTACTGCTCTATATTCGTGACCAAACAGGTAAGATTCCCCATGCCTACTTCGGCTGGGTTGAGGGCAATCCCATACAATACTTACTGCGTTTTATCTTGTTTGGAGAGGGCGATATTGCTGTAGTCACCCGTGAAGTACTCCGTCGGGCTGAAAAGAATCCCCAGAGGCGACCTGGCGTTCATGTGGGCGGTTGA
- a CDS encoding L,D-transpeptidase, with product MSNIPLDYSGYLKQISSSNAITQQPQDLPRKTLYKDKTKIETHLVVKRGARRVYVYRNKQVLKTFPIAIGKPGWETPLGKYQVKYMKKDPIFKNFKTGEIIQPGSKNPLGKRLIVFMVGKKFHLGFHGTNEAKFIGQAVSHGCIRMHNKDVIALYELVNVGTPVKVLP from the coding sequence TTGTCTAATATACCCCTAGATTACTCAGGATATTTAAAACAAATATCTTCTAGTAATGCAATTACACAACAACCGCAAGATTTACCTAGAAAGACATTATACAAAGACAAGACTAAAATAGAAACTCATCTCGTTGTCAAGCGAGGTGCGCGTCGAGTTTATGTGTATCGGAATAAACAAGTTTTAAAAACTTTTCCGATTGCTATTGGTAAACCAGGCTGGGAAACTCCACTCGGAAAATACCAAGTTAAATACATGAAAAAAGACCCGATTTTTAAGAACTTTAAGACTGGCGAAATCATCCAACCAGGTTCTAAAAATCCTCTAGGAAAGCGTTTGATTGTATTTATGGTAGGTAAAAAATTTCATCTAGGGTTTCACGGTACTAATGAGGCTAAATTCATCGGTCAAGCTGTGTCTCATGGTTGTATTCGGATGCACAATAAAGATGTAATCGCATTGTATGAACTAGTTAATGTTGGTACTCCTGTAAAGGTTTTACCCTAA
- a CDS encoding Uma2 family endonuclease, with product MTYISPKTFTFGDFLSQYRDNPHYELADGELIYIEPTGPHETVSGKLATQIGIYLVAEQLPWFIPRTCLIYPFADAATVRRPDIVVLDETVLNREPLWEREPVITLGRSIKLVVEVVSSNWETDYARKVEEYALLGIPEYWIVDYRGLGGVAFIGKPKQPTFTVCQLLEDTYTQQKYRLNQSIHSPLLPSLQLRLDDILPR from the coding sequence ATGACATATATTTCCCCAAAAACCTTTACGTTTGGAGATTTTCTCTCTCAATACCGAGATAATCCCCACTATGAATTGGCTGATGGAGAACTAATTTACATAGAACCCACTGGGCCACACGAAACGGTGAGTGGCAAACTAGCAACCCAAATTGGTATTTACCTTGTTGCAGAACAACTCCCTTGGTTTATTCCTCGCACTTGTTTAATTTACCCCTTTGCAGATGCAGCTACAGTTCGTCGTCCTGATATCGTCGTTCTCGATGAAACCGTTCTCAACCGTGAACCTCTTTGGGAGCGAGAGCCTGTAATTACACTGGGACGATCCATTAAACTGGTGGTTGAAGTTGTTAGCAGCAACTGGGAAACTGACTATGCTCGCAAGGTTGAGGAATATGCGCTCTTAGGCATCCCTGAATACTGGATCGTAGATTATCGAGGATTGGGCGGTGTAGCATTTATTGGTAAACCTAAACAACCTACTTTCACTGTCTGTCAGTTGCTTGAAGACACATATACTCAACAAAAATATCGGCTAAATCAATCAATTCACTCACCGCTTTTGCCTAGTCTACAACTTCGCTTAGATGACATTCTGCCTCGTTAA
- a CDS encoding histidine triad nucleotide-binding protein yields MSETTETIFSKIIRREIPVDIVYEDNLALAFKDIHPQAPVHILVIPKKPIPTLADAESQDHALLGHLLLTAKRVAEEAGLKNGYRVVINTGDDGGQTVYHLHLHILGGRQLDWPPG; encoded by the coding sequence ATGAGTGAAACTACAGAAACGATTTTCAGCAAAATCATTCGTCGGGAAATCCCCGTTGATATTGTTTATGAGGATAATTTAGCCCTGGCCTTCAAAGACATCCACCCCCAAGCGCCTGTACACATTCTCGTCATTCCTAAAAAACCCATTCCCACACTAGCTGATGCTGAATCTCAGGATCATGCTCTGTTGGGGCATCTTTTATTAACAGCCAAACGTGTTGCAGAAGAAGCTGGGCTGAAAAACGGTTATCGAGTTGTCATCAATACTGGTGATGATGGTGGTCAGACTGTCTATCACTTACATTTGCATATTTTGGGAGGACGGCAATTAGACTGGCCCCCTGGTTGA